A single region of the Geobacillus subterraneus genome encodes:
- a CDS encoding GNAT family N-acetyltransferase, producing MYRKEFYVFDQDRPVPAVIRNYEEKDFPGLIRIQQESFPPPFPSELWWNTEQLKNHVTLFPEGALCVEVNGEIAGSMTGLIVDFDPSHPDHTWEEITDNGYIRNHNPNGNTLYVVDIGVRPAYRKLGLGKWLMLSMYEVVVHLGLERLLGGGRMPGYHKKAHEMTAEQYLEAVVKGELKDPVITFLLRCGRTPVKVVANYLEDEESCNYAALMEWKNPFYRPKS from the coding sequence ATGTATCGAAAGGAGTTTTACGTCTTTGACCAAGATCGTCCTGTCCCAGCGGTAATCCGAAATTATGAAGAAAAGGACTTCCCTGGCTTAATCCGCATTCAACAGGAAAGTTTTCCTCCGCCATTCCCGTCTGAATTATGGTGGAATACGGAACAGCTGAAAAATCATGTTACACTGTTTCCAGAGGGAGCCTTATGTGTTGAGGTGAATGGTGAAATTGCGGGGTCGATGACGGGACTTATTGTTGACTTTGATCCCAGCCATCCGGATCATACATGGGAAGAGATCACGGATAATGGATATATCCGTAACCATAACCCAAACGGGAATACGCTCTATGTTGTTGATATTGGCGTGCGTCCTGCCTACCGCAAATTAGGGCTGGGAAAATGGCTGATGTTATCCATGTATGAAGTGGTTGTTCATTTGGGATTAGAACGGCTGTTAGGCGGAGGGAGAATGCCTGGCTATCATAAAAAAGCTCATGAGATGACAGCGGAACAATATCTCGAAGCTGTAGTAAAAGGCGAATTGAAGGACCCTGTTATTACCTTCCTGCTCCGTTGCGGCCGTACACCTGTTAAAGTGGTGGCGAACTATTTAGAGGATGAAGAATCGTGCAATTATGCAGCACTGATGGAATGGAAAAATCCTTTTTATAGACCAAAATCTTAA
- a CDS encoding carbon-nitrogen hydrolase family protein, which produces MKLRVSAVQYHLHTIQSFEEFAKQVEHYIKTAEEFGADFVLFPEFFTTQLMSIGNQQGQPLTIQDLPDFTEQYRSLFINLAKQTKMHIIGGTHVIRKGGRLYNVAHLFYPDGRVAEQPKLHITPTEVKEWNMSPGESLQVFETDKGTIAMLTCYDIEFPEIVRMAKAKGADVIFCPSCTDDRHGFHRVRYTSHARAIENQVYVVTTGTVGSLPTVDFMRANFGQAAVITPNDIPFPPRGILVEGEINHDMIVTADLDLELLYQVRESGSVTTWRDRRTDLYPDWK; this is translated from the coding sequence ATGAAACTGAGGGTTTCAGCGGTTCAATATCATCTCCATACCATCCAATCGTTTGAGGAATTTGCCAAACAAGTAGAACATTATATTAAAACAGCGGAAGAGTTTGGAGCGGATTTTGTCTTGTTTCCAGAATTTTTTACCACCCAGCTAATGTCTATTGGCAACCAGCAAGGGCAGCCTTTGACCATTCAAGATCTTCCTGATTTTACAGAACAATATCGGTCTTTATTTATTAATTTGGCTAAACAAACAAAGATGCATATTATTGGAGGAACCCATGTCATCCGTAAAGGCGGACGATTATACAACGTGGCTCATTTATTCTATCCAGACGGAAGAGTCGCCGAACAGCCAAAGCTTCATATCACTCCGACGGAAGTAAAAGAATGGAACATGTCTCCTGGAGAAAGCCTGCAGGTGTTCGAGACCGACAAAGGAACCATTGCGATGTTGACTTGCTATGACATCGAATTTCCAGAAATTGTTCGAATGGCAAAGGCCAAGGGTGCTGATGTCATTTTCTGTCCTTCTTGCACCGATGATCGTCACGGATTTCATCGTGTCCGTTACACCAGTCATGCGAGAGCAATCGAAAATCAAGTCTATGTCGTCACCACTGGTACGGTAGGTTCCCTTCCTACGGTTGATTTTATGCGGGCAAATTTTGGGCAAGCGGCGGTGATTACACCGAACGACATCCCGTTTCCTCCACGCGGCATCTTGGTAGAAGGGGAAATCAACCATGATATGATTGTAACCGCTGATCTCGATTTAGAGCTGTTATATCAGGTTCGCGAAAGTGGTTCCGTCACTACGTGGCGTGATCGGCGCACGGATCTTTATCCGGACTGGAAATAA
- a CDS encoding winged helix-turn-helix transcriptional regulator, translating to MGHVCGKTYNCEKELTLAVIGGKWKMLILWHLGKGGKKRFSELKALMPGITQRMLVNQLRELEQDQIVHREVYPVVPPKVEYSLTEHGKSLMPILDAMYEWGKNYMETVVKGQVKINEAAK from the coding sequence ATGGGACACGTTTGTGGCAAGACGTATAACTGTGAAAAAGAATTAACACTCGCTGTTATTGGCGGTAAATGGAAAATGCTTATTTTATGGCATCTAGGAAAAGGGGGAAAGAAGCGGTTTAGCGAACTAAAAGCTCTCATGCCGGGGATCACCCAAAGAATGCTGGTTAACCAGTTGCGAGAGCTGGAGCAAGATCAAATTGTTCATCGCGAAGTCTATCCTGTTGTTCCGCCAAAAGTGGAATATTCACTGACCGAGCATGGAAAAAGCCTGATGCCAATTCTTGATGCCATGTATGAATGGGGCAAAAACTATATGGAGACGGTCGTAAAAGGTCAAGTAAAAATCAATGAGGCCGCCAAATAG
- the zwf gene encoding glucose-6-phosphate dehydrogenase: MRNSVFFLCRKHVSKRELSDDEFQIYVENSIKTFSRRLTNDRSKMKEFLRAFRYTSLDVTNAQGYKKLLEMVQQREKELNIPENRMFYLSVAPEFFDVIASNIKESGLGSAKGWKRLIIEKPFGRDIKSAQNLNEKLSQAFAEDEIYRVDHYLGKPMVQNLEVLKFANPVFQAIWNNQYIANVQITASETVGVEQRASYYDQAGAIRDMFQNHMLQLLMMTAMHLPKQISAKDIRNEKRKIMESLRPIQKEEVGLHVVRGQYGPGEINGKPVVGYKEEPGIDASSTTETFVAARLWIDDENWSGVPFYIRTGKRMKEKSTRIVIEFKNPLKEWYLPKNEETAPNLLVIQINPNEGVSLQFNSKNVFLNGKMEPVRMHFATNQKETPEAYELLIFDALHGDSTFFAHWKEVELSWKWVQPVLEAFAENLLPLHSYRSGSMGPDASYQLLKEDGFYWR; the protein is encoded by the coding sequence TTGCGAAACTCTGTATTTTTTCTTTGCAGAAAACACGTAAGCAAAAGAGAATTATCCGATGATGAATTTCAAATATATGTGGAAAATTCGATCAAAACCTTTTCCAGACGTTTGACAAATGACCGTTCCAAAATGAAAGAGTTTCTCCGTGCGTTTCGTTATACCTCTTTAGATGTAACGAATGCACAAGGGTATAAAAAGTTGCTTGAAATGGTTCAACAACGTGAAAAAGAATTGAATATTCCTGAAAACCGTATGTTTTATTTATCGGTTGCGCCGGAATTTTTTGATGTGATCGCGTCGAACATCAAAGAAAGTGGATTAGGATCCGCCAAGGGATGGAAACGTCTGATTATCGAAAAACCGTTTGGGCGCGATATAAAATCGGCCCAAAATTTAAACGAAAAGTTAAGCCAAGCTTTCGCAGAAGACGAAATTTATCGGGTAGATCATTACCTTGGAAAGCCGATGGTCCAAAACCTTGAAGTTTTAAAATTTGCCAACCCTGTGTTTCAGGCAATATGGAACAATCAATATATAGCCAATGTGCAAATTACGGCAAGTGAGACGGTTGGAGTAGAACAAAGAGCAAGCTATTATGATCAGGCAGGAGCCATTCGCGACATGTTTCAAAACCATATGCTGCAATTGTTGATGATGACAGCCATGCACCTGCCAAAACAGATTAGCGCAAAAGACATCCGTAATGAGAAAAGAAAAATCATGGAATCTCTTCGGCCAATACAGAAAGAAGAAGTAGGCTTGCACGTCGTTCGCGGCCAATACGGTCCTGGAGAAATCAATGGCAAACCAGTTGTTGGATATAAAGAAGAACCTGGAATCGATGCTTCTTCAACAACAGAGACATTTGTTGCTGCTCGTTTGTGGATTGATGATGAAAATTGGAGCGGAGTGCCATTCTATATCCGTACAGGTAAAAGAATGAAGGAAAAGTCCACACGCATTGTGATTGAATTCAAAAATCCGCTAAAGGAATGGTATTTACCGAAAAATGAGGAAACAGCTCCTAATCTTTTGGTGATTCAAATCAATCCGAACGAAGGCGTTTCGCTGCAATTCAATAGTAAAAATGTATTCCTCAATGGAAAGATGGAACCTGTCCGTATGCACTTTGCGACTAATCAGAAAGAGACGCCCGAAGCCTATGAACTCTTAATTTTTGACGCTTTGCATGGCGATTCGACTTTCTTTGCCCATTGGAAGGAAGTTGAACTATCTTGGAAATGGGTGCAGCCTGTTTTAGAGGCGTTTGCGGAAAATCTCCTTCCTCTTCACTCATATCGTTCAGGCTCGATGGGACCAGATGCTTCTTATCAATTATTGAAAGAAGACGGATTTTATTGGCGATAG
- the gnd gene encoding phosphogluconate dehydrogenase (NAD(+)-dependent, decarboxylating) → MRVGLIGLGKMGLNLGKNLIDHKHEVVAFDINANAVEEIKKYGAKGASSLKELVRSLETPRILWLMVPHTVVDSVINEITPFLSKGDIVIDGGNSNYKESIRRYNELKEMGIHFMDAGTSGGVEGARNGACYMVGGDSEAWNIVEPLFRDTAVENGYLYTGKAGSGHFLKMVHNGIEYGMMAAIGEGFEILEKSEFNYDYEKVARVWNNGSVIRSWLMELTERAFSKDAKLEEIKGIMHSSGEGKWTVETALDLQTATPVIAMALLMRYRSLENDTFTGKVVAALRNEFGGHAVEKNEKK, encoded by the coding sequence ATGAGAGTCGGTTTAATCGGTTTAGGAAAAATGGGGTTAAACTTAGGTAAAAATCTCATTGACCATAAGCACGAAGTAGTGGCATTCGATATAAACGCAAATGCGGTTGAAGAAATAAAAAAATACGGGGCCAAAGGCGCATCCAGTTTAAAGGAACTCGTTCGATCATTAGAAACCCCTAGAATTCTTTGGCTGATGGTTCCACACACCGTTGTTGATTCGGTGATTAATGAAATTACACCATTTTTAAGCAAAGGCGACATTGTAATTGATGGGGGCAATTCTAACTATAAAGAATCGATTCGGCGTTATAACGAGCTAAAGGAGATGGGAATTCACTTTATGGATGCTGGAACCTCTGGCGGGGTGGAAGGCGCTCGCAACGGAGCGTGTTACATGGTTGGAGGGGATTCTGAAGCTTGGAACATTGTCGAGCCTCTTTTCCGAGATACCGCTGTAGAAAATGGGTATTTATATACAGGAAAAGCAGGTAGCGGACATTTCTTAAAAATGGTCCACAATGGGATTGAATATGGAATGATGGCTGCCATTGGCGAAGGATTCGAAATATTAGAGAAAAGCGAATTCAATTATGACTATGAAAAAGTAGCAAGAGTGTGGAATAATGGTTCGGTTATTCGTTCATGGCTCATGGAATTAACCGAACGCGCATTTTCAAAAGATGCAAAATTAGAGGAAATCAAAGGAATTATGCATTCTTCCGGCGAAGGGAAATGGACGGTCGAAACAGCTTTAGATCTGCAAACTGCCACTCCTGTCATCGCCATGGCCTTATTGATGCGGTATCGTTCATTAGAAAACGATACATTTACAGGCAAAGTGGTAGCCGCCCTCCGCAACGAATTTGGCGGACATGCTGTAGAAAAAAATGAGAAGAAATAA
- a CDS encoding TIM-barrel domain-containing protein: MHTLTDLREVTITETAVELYYAFQAKVLIRSPQEGTVQVQFLKVTDWSEEVPEPSYSVLLKEFLPLQAEERENEITVSIPKGRAVISKVPFGIRFFNETGREVTRSADTAAYQFDGWKSRISFQFSGDERIYGLGESDLNQDDVRLNHRGTIRPIWNKHLPSPSRLMIPVIYSSEGYGLFVDNPWVARFDFGVEKEDIWFYEAEGGTITYYLFLGQELKDLVSQYVELTGRPEIPPLWTFGYLQSKFGYKSRQEVEELAETFRQKRIPCDSIILDLYWFKKMGDMCFDRIAFPQPEKMIAGLRGKGFHPIVIEEPYVTKESRLFPEGDRIKVFAKKQNGETYLFPFWAGESALVDFTDPLAKQWWADQHKELIEMGIEGWWTDLNEPEVHFPDMVHHDGPAQKVHNIFALEMHKSLALAHEQNCPERRLFIMSRSGWAGSQRYGVGVWSGDVESTWTDLKKQLSVALSMSLVGLPLWNSDIGGFKGNEPSPELYVRWIQFGAFTPIMRPHGAHQNREPWAFGEETEKIVKNFIEWRYRFLPYIYSCAFETYRTGIPYMRPMVMEVPEDLNCTEICDQFFFGSNLLVAPVLEEGATSRKVYLPEGLWYDVWTWQSVEGGRTIEADAPLDRIPIYAKAGSIIPTLPVMQHAEERSWDKMTIIVYPGRNGEFLLYEDDGKTTAYKRGEYRTMLFSQKNLDGKIIVNIGAGTGSYPESVEQRTYHILIPGVTASEVRMNGKSVHSIKQEEGCLAFTLEDQPVKCEINVEIVINK, translated from the coding sequence ATGCATACATTAACCGATTTAAGAGAAGTTACCATTACGGAAACAGCAGTTGAACTGTACTATGCATTTCAAGCCAAGGTTCTGATTCGCTCCCCACAGGAAGGAACCGTCCAGGTCCAGTTCCTGAAAGTGACCGATTGGAGCGAAGAGGTTCCGGAACCTTCCTATTCGGTTCTGCTAAAAGAGTTTCTTCCGCTTCAGGCGGAAGAGAGAGAAAATGAGATTACTGTTTCCATCCCGAAGGGGAGAGCGGTAATTTCCAAAGTGCCCTTCGGAATTCGCTTTTTTAATGAAACAGGCCGGGAGGTAACGAGAAGCGCTGATACTGCGGCGTATCAGTTTGACGGTTGGAAGAGCCGCATTTCCTTTCAATTTTCCGGTGACGAACGCATCTACGGGTTGGGGGAATCAGATCTCAATCAGGATGATGTTCGCCTCAATCACCGTGGTACAATCCGACCGATCTGGAACAAACATCTGCCTTCGCCTTCACGATTGATGATACCAGTTATCTACAGTTCAGAGGGGTACGGTCTCTTCGTTGATAATCCTTGGGTCGCCCGTTTTGATTTCGGTGTGGAGAAGGAAGATATCTGGTTCTATGAAGCCGAGGGTGGGACGATCACCTATTATCTATTCTTGGGGCAAGAGCTGAAAGATTTGGTCAGTCAGTATGTGGAATTGACGGGTCGCCCGGAGATTCCTCCACTCTGGACTTTTGGTTATTTGCAGTCCAAATTTGGATACAAGAGTCGTCAGGAAGTGGAGGAATTGGCAGAAACTTTCCGTCAAAAACGGATTCCGTGCGATTCAATCATTCTAGATCTCTACTGGTTTAAGAAGATGGGGGATATGTGCTTTGACCGTATCGCCTTCCCGCAGCCGGAAAAGATGATTGCGGGATTGCGCGGCAAAGGGTTTCATCCCATCGTAATTGAAGAGCCTTATGTGACAAAAGAAAGCCGTTTGTTCCCAGAAGGAGACAGGATTAAAGTATTTGCCAAAAAGCAAAATGGAGAAACCTATCTATTCCCATTTTGGGCAGGAGAATCGGCGTTGGTTGATTTCACAGATCCGCTTGCCAAACAGTGGTGGGCCGACCAACACAAGGAATTGATTGAGATGGGTATAGAGGGTTGGTGGACCGACTTGAACGAGCCGGAGGTTCACTTCCCGGATATGGTCCATCACGACGGCCCTGCTCAAAAGGTCCATAACATTTTTGCCTTGGAAATGCATAAATCATTGGCCTTGGCGCATGAACAAAACTGTCCAGAGCGCCGACTGTTTATCATGAGTCGCTCGGGATGGGCAGGCAGTCAGCGTTATGGCGTGGGGGTCTGGTCCGGCGATGTGGAGAGCACTTGGACCGACTTGAAGAAGCAACTGTCTGTAGCTTTAAGCATGAGCCTTGTCGGCCTCCCACTCTGGAACAGCGACATCGGTGGATTTAAAGGGAATGAACCGTCACCTGAACTCTATGTGCGCTGGATACAATTTGGAGCCTTTACCCCTATCATGCGCCCCCATGGTGCTCATCAAAATCGTGAGCCTTGGGCTTTTGGTGAAGAAACGGAAAAAATCGTAAAGAATTTCATCGAGTGGCGTTACCGCTTTCTGCCTTACATCTATTCCTGTGCATTTGAAACCTATCGCACCGGGATACCTTACATGCGTCCAATGGTTATGGAGGTGCCGGAGGATCTCAATTGTACCGAGATCTGTGATCAATTCTTCTTTGGATCCAATTTGCTGGTGGCTCCCGTTTTGGAAGAAGGAGCAACATCCCGCAAGGTTTACCTGCCAGAAGGTCTTTGGTATGATGTTTGGACGTGGCAGTCGGTTGAGGGGGGGAGAACGATCGAAGCTGATGCGCCTCTGGATCGTATTCCTATCTATGCCAAAGCGGGGTCGATCATCCCTACATTGCCTGTAATGCAACATGCAGAGGAACGATCATGGGATAAGATGACCATTATCGTCTATCCCGGTCGGAATGGTGAGTTCCTGCTATATGAAGATGATGGAAAGACAACAGCTTATAAACGGGGAGAATACCGCACTATGTTGTTCAGTCAGAAGAACTTGGACGGCAAGATAATTGTAAATATTGGAGCAGGAACTGGTTCCTATCCTGAGTCGGTTGAACAACGGACCTACCACATTCTGATACCAGGTGTCACCGCTTCCGAGGTAAGAATGAACGGGAAATCTGTACATTCTATCAAGCAAGAAGAAGGTTGTTTGGCGTTTACTTTGGAGGATCAGCCCGTAAAATGCGAGATTAATGTAGAGATAGTGATAAATAAGTAA
- a CDS encoding sugar ABC transporter permease, giving the protein MSAKPLRTKKLSGAKFKEAVVTVLIYAFLIISAILVLYPIVWIFIGALNPGDTLYSSTLMPEKITMKHYTHLWYETDYVKWFKNTLFVATMNMILSTFLIVSSAYAFSRFRFPGRRQGLMAMLILQMFPSFMGMIAIYILLLQIGLLDNLWGLILVYAGGSIPFGAWLVKGYFDGLPRSLEEAAKIDGASHTTIFFKVMMPLSVPILTFIAINNFIGPWMDFIFARLVLRSNENKTLAIGLFEMVTGRGNTEFTTFAAGAIIVAIPITILFLLLQKYIIAGLSAGANKG; this is encoded by the coding sequence ATGAGTGCAAAACCATTACGTACAAAAAAATTGTCCGGTGCAAAGTTCAAGGAAGCTGTGGTTACCGTTCTAATCTATGCTTTTCTGATCATTTCAGCTATTTTGGTTTTGTATCCAATCGTCTGGATTTTCATTGGGGCGTTAAATCCAGGAGACACATTGTATAGTTCAACTCTTATGCCTGAGAAAATTACAATGAAGCATTACACACATCTATGGTATGAAACTGATTATGTCAAATGGTTTAAAAATACTTTATTCGTTGCAACGATGAATATGATCTTGTCCACGTTTTTAATCGTGTCATCGGCTTATGCTTTCTCACGTTTTCGATTTCCTGGCCGCCGCCAAGGTTTGATGGCGATGCTGATTCTGCAGATGTTTCCTAGCTTTATGGGAATGATTGCTATATATATTCTTCTTCTCCAGATTGGCCTATTGGACAATTTGTGGGGATTGATTCTTGTATATGCAGGCGGTTCTATACCATTTGGAGCATGGCTGGTCAAAGGATATTTTGATGGATTGCCAAGAAGCTTGGAGGAAGCAGCTAAAATCGACGGTGCATCCCACACCACCATCTTTTTCAAAGTGATGATGCCTCTGTCAGTGCCTATTTTAACCTTTATTGCGATTAACAATTTTATCGGGCCATGGATGGATTTTATTTTCGCCCGATTGGTTCTACGCTCCAACGAAAATAAAACTCTAGCAATTGGGTTGTTTGAGATGGTTACCGGTCGCGGAAATACTGAATTTACAACTTTTGCGGCAGGAGCCATTATTGTAGCGATCCCGATCACTATTCTGTTCTTGTTACTGCAAAAATACATTATTGCAGGCTTAAGCGCAGGTGCAAACAAGGGGTAA
- a CDS encoding sugar ABC transporter permease, whose translation MSPTPNLVAEPERRQTKKASTAAVLSFLFMGLGQIYNRQYIKGILYALVEIYVIVFLTNPIVNGLWGLITLGEQAQVRRRGRVVIEGDHSIFLMIEGLIIVIVLVIFLLFYIYNIRDAYKTGKLHETGEKVNSFIESLKKSWEYGYAYILLTPAAIFTLFLSVLPLTFGILIAFTNFSSPNHLPPKNLVDWVGFQNFIDLFRLQAWSKTFYGIATWNIIWAILATFTTFFVGMFFALIINHNKVRLKRMWRTIFILPWAVPQFISILVFRNIFNGQFGPLNQYLSTLGIDPIPWLSDPFWAKVALVTINIWLGFPFWMALIAGVLTNIDKELYEAAEVDGASTFQKFRSITFPLLMYYTSPLLIMSFAGNINNFNVIYLFTQGGPADGKYTYAGSTDLLISWIYKLTLNHSQFYMASVLSILIFIVVAVFSIWNFRQTKAFKEEEMM comes from the coding sequence ATGTCTCCAACACCCAATTTAGTTGCAGAACCAGAACGCCGCCAAACCAAGAAAGCAAGTACAGCTGCGGTATTATCCTTCCTTTTTATGGGTCTGGGACAAATTTATAATCGGCAGTACATCAAAGGAATTTTATATGCTCTGGTAGAAATATATGTAATTGTTTTTTTGACAAACCCGATTGTGAACGGTTTATGGGGCTTGATCACCTTAGGTGAGCAAGCTCAGGTTCGAAGAAGGGGAAGGGTAGTCATAGAAGGAGATCATTCCATCTTCTTGATGATAGAGGGATTGATAATTGTTATAGTCCTTGTTATTTTCCTGTTATTTTATATCTATAATATTCGTGATGCCTATAAAACAGGCAAACTTCACGAGACCGGAGAAAAAGTAAACAGTTTTATAGAATCATTGAAAAAATCATGGGAGTATGGATATGCTTACATTCTTTTGACTCCTGCTGCAATCTTTACTCTCTTTCTTTCCGTTCTTCCATTGACTTTTGGTATTCTGATTGCATTTACTAACTTTTCTTCCCCCAATCATTTGCCTCCAAAAAACCTAGTGGATTGGGTGGGGTTCCAGAATTTTATTGATTTATTTAGATTACAAGCATGGAGCAAGACATTTTATGGGATAGCGACTTGGAACATCATATGGGCTATTCTAGCTACTTTCACCACGTTTTTTGTGGGGATGTTCTTTGCTTTAATTATTAATCATAATAAAGTTCGCCTGAAACGAATGTGGAGAACAATATTCATATTGCCCTGGGCTGTTCCCCAATTTATTTCTATCCTTGTTTTTCGAAATATTTTCAACGGTCAATTCGGTCCTTTGAACCAGTATTTATCCACTTTAGGAATTGATCCTATTCCTTGGCTGTCCGATCCATTTTGGGCAAAAGTAGCTCTAGTGACCATAAATATTTGGTTGGGATTCCCGTTCTGGATGGCATTAATTGCAGGTGTGTTGACGAATATTGACAAGGAATTATACGAAGCGGCAGAAGTAGACGGAGCAAGCACATTTCAAAAATTTCGCTCAATTACTTTTCCTTTATTAATGTACTATACTTCTCCACTTTTAATCATGAGCTTTGCTGGAAACATCAATAACTTTAACGTCATCTACCTCTTTACCCAAGGGGGACCTGCCGATGGCAAATATACTTATGCAGGTTCAACTGATTTGTTAATATCTTGGATCTATAAGCTGACTTTGAACCATAGCCAATTTTATATGGCTTCCGTACTTTCCATTCTGATTTTTATTGTAGTAGCAGTATTTTCAATTTGGAACTTCCGACAAACAAAAGCATTTAAAGAAGAGGAAATGATGTAA
- a CDS encoding sugar ABC transporter substrate-binding protein, whose product MKKKRRGISILAVMVLVFSLLAACGPTSSHKSVGKNEPASTNEGDSKEIKPEKGAKLKVWESGGAIGEWTKYVAEEFTKKYGVPVTFEEVGHTDAPEKLKTDGPAGLAADVFAAPHDHLGSMVSAGLVLENFFPEEYQDKFMKSAIEGTTVDGTLYGYPTSIETYALFYNKDLVKKLPKTMDELITQAKELTDIRNNKYGFMMEVANLYFVYSFIGGYGGYVFGDNNTNPKDIGLNNEGAVKAGKLMQRIHKEILPLKVEDITYDVKQSLFNEGKLAFNIDGPWAVAGHRDAGVNFGVIPLPKLENGQTPTSFSGIRTFYVNAYTKYPNAASLFAKFATSEEMLLKRFEMTGQLPPVQSLLDNETIKNDEIASAFLEQAKYAVPMPNIPQMPMVWEPMASALTTIWNDGKDPKEALDAAVDQIKAGIATQGQ is encoded by the coding sequence ATGAAGAAAAAGAGAAGGGGTATCTCAATTTTGGCAGTGATGGTGCTGGTATTCAGTTTGCTGGCGGCTTGCGGACCAACATCATCCCACAAAAGTGTCGGGAAGAATGAACCGGCAAGTACAAATGAAGGAGATAGTAAAGAAATTAAACCAGAAAAAGGTGCTAAACTGAAAGTCTGGGAATCTGGCGGAGCAATTGGTGAATGGACCAAATATGTGGCTGAAGAATTTACCAAAAAGTATGGGGTGCCGGTAACTTTTGAAGAAGTAGGACATACTGATGCGCCTGAAAAGCTCAAAACGGATGGTCCGGCTGGACTTGCGGCAGATGTGTTTGCTGCTCCACACGATCATCTAGGATCTATGGTATCAGCAGGATTGGTTTTAGAAAACTTTTTCCCAGAAGAGTATCAAGATAAGTTTATGAAATCTGCTATTGAGGGGACGACAGTTGATGGAACTCTTTACGGCTATCCTACGTCTATTGAAACATATGCTTTATTCTACAACAAAGATCTGGTAAAGAAATTACCTAAAACCATGGATGAACTGATTACACAAGCTAAAGAATTGACTGATATTAGAAACAATAAATATGGATTCATGATGGAAGTAGCGAACTTGTATTTTGTATACTCATTTATCGGCGGATACGGTGGTTATGTATTCGGTGATAACAATACCAATCCGAAAGACATTGGTTTGAATAATGAAGGAGCTGTAAAAGCAGGAAAGTTAATGCAACGTATTCATAAAGAAATCTTGCCTTTGAAGGTGGAAGATATTACTTATGATGTGAAACAATCTTTATTTAACGAAGGAAAACTAGCTTTCAATATTGATGGACCTTGGGCTGTAGCGGGCCATCGCGATGCTGGCGTGAACTTCGGTGTCATACCGTTGCCTAAATTGGAGAACGGTCAAACACCTACAAGTTTTTCTGGTATTCGCACATTTTATGTAAATGCTTATACAAAGTATCCGAACGCAGCCTCCTTATTCGCCAAATTTGCAACGAGTGAAGAAATGCTACTAAAACGTTTTGAAATGACTGGGCAATTGCCACCGGTTCAATCTCTTCTAGACAATGAAACTATAAAAAATGATGAAATTGCATCGGCATTCTTGGAGCAAGCAAAATATGCAGTGCCAATGCCAAACATTCCACAAATGCCAATGGTCTGGGAACCTATGGCATCTGCTCTCACTACGATTTGGAATGATGGAAAAGATCCAAAAGAAGCTCTGGATGCGGCGGTTGACCAGATTAAAGCGGGAATTGCCACTCAGGGTCAGTAG